In Oryzihumus leptocrescens, the following are encoded in one genomic region:
- a CDS encoding acyltransferase family protein → MDSAVSRRHGPDAGMATLGGALRGRDNAFGFVRLVLASLVIVDHAFPLGGYGEDPMWGWTKSQESFGGLAVGGFFVASGFLITKSAMSSDAIQFLWRRCLRIFPAFWAVLLVSVFLVSPLFYVRDHGNLNGYWTPDLPGPWTYLTRNWTLDIGQYGLLDVFGQTPYARQVGWSVLNGSLWTLAYEWKCYIIVGALALFGVLRLGKVVVPALAAGLTVLAAAATSSPQFGSSLAPWLGDPHFVQLGALFLWGSVVAVYADRVPSTGRLALLACLVLIISLFVKGGYHLVGYPALAYLVLWVAGNAPVRLRRINARNDYSYGIYVYGFLVQMALADLGVHRLGLVPYICVSWLVTFGCAYLSWHLVEKRALRLKDRGPGRGLGYWLARLRRTGPSVPVDGSPDVEVSDARERVASHG, encoded by the coding sequence GTGGATTCAGCGGTCAGTCGCCGACACGGCCCCGACGCCGGGATGGCAACTCTCGGTGGCGCCCTCCGGGGTAGGGACAACGCCTTTGGCTTCGTCCGGCTGGTGCTGGCCAGCCTCGTCATCGTCGATCACGCATTCCCTCTCGGCGGTTACGGCGAGGACCCGATGTGGGGGTGGACCAAGAGCCAGGAGAGCTTTGGTGGGTTGGCCGTGGGGGGGTTCTTTGTTGCGAGCGGCTTCCTCATCACCAAGAGCGCGATGTCAAGCGATGCCATCCAGTTCCTCTGGAGGCGATGTCTGCGGATCTTCCCGGCCTTCTGGGCTGTGCTCCTTGTCAGTGTCTTTCTGGTGTCGCCGCTGTTCTATGTCCGGGATCACGGAAACCTCAACGGGTACTGGACGCCCGATCTCCCCGGTCCCTGGACCTATCTGACCCGCAACTGGACCTTGGACATCGGCCAATACGGGCTGCTCGACGTGTTCGGCCAGACGCCTTACGCCCGTCAGGTCGGCTGGAGCGTTCTCAACGGAAGTCTCTGGACCCTTGCCTACGAGTGGAAGTGCTACATCATCGTGGGTGCCCTGGCGCTCTTCGGGGTGCTCCGGCTTGGCAAAGTCGTGGTCCCTGCCCTTGCTGCAGGGCTAACGGTCTTGGCTGCCGCGGCCACGAGCTCACCGCAGTTTGGGTCGAGCCTCGCGCCCTGGCTTGGGGACCCCCACTTCGTCCAACTTGGAGCGTTGTTCCTTTGGGGGAGTGTGGTTGCCGTTTATGCCGACCGAGTTCCCTCGACCGGTCGACTTGCCCTCCTCGCGTGCCTGGTGCTCATCATCTCGCTCTTCGTGAAGGGCGGTTACCACCTCGTCGGATACCCCGCCCTCGCCTACCTCGTGTTGTGGGTCGCGGGAAACGCGCCAGTCCGGCTGCGTCGGATCAACGCCAGGAATGACTATTCCTACGGGATCTACGTGTACGGGTTCCTCGTACAGATGGCTCTCGCCGATCTCGGGGTCCACCGACTCGGACTCGTCCCTTACATCTGTGTTTCATGGCTCGTGACCTTCGGTTGTGCCTACCTCAGCTGGCACTTGGTCGAGAAGCGTGCTCTTCGCCTCAAGGACCGAGGGCCGGGTCGGGGCCTTGGCTACTGGCTCGCGCGTCTGCGCCGAACTGGTCCGTCGGTCCCAGTTGACGGCAGCCCCGACGTTGAGGTCAGCGACGCGCGCGAGCGGGTCGCGAGTCACGGCTGA
- a CDS encoding glycosyltransferase family 2 protein, protein MVSLNSLAEDQAPAATVVVVSWNRLSLLATCIESLRHQDLDRGLFEILVVDNASTDGTAEWLNEQPDLRVIRNPQNRGFAGAMSQALAHVRTPYLAMLNNDAVASPAWLRELLNPLAANPAVGATTAKILLSDAAAGPTLQSTGVVLDSGARGSDRGFLEPDCGQYDGPDSTDVFGFCGGAAAIRTSAARNVGGFWSQLFLYYEDVDLSWRLRRAGYVVHYVPTAVATHAHGASTEHGSPLFYRYNLRNRIAVLLANGARSQITAAFTPAKRSTRSASRPLNTPKPTKSTKARSVVDLLRLMPAVVRRRLEPPGWRGSWPQSRGR, encoded by the coding sequence GTGGTCTCACTGAACTCGCTGGCGGAGGACCAGGCGCCGGCAGCCACAGTGGTCGTCGTGAGCTGGAACCGGCTGTCGCTCCTGGCGACGTGCATCGAATCTCTCCGCCACCAGGACCTCGATCGGGGACTCTTCGAAATCCTCGTCGTCGACAATGCGTCCACTGACGGCACTGCCGAGTGGCTGAACGAGCAACCCGACCTGCGCGTCATCAGGAACCCGCAGAACCGCGGATTCGCAGGGGCCATGTCGCAGGCACTGGCGCATGTCCGTACGCCCTATCTCGCCATGCTGAACAATGACGCCGTTGCCTCTCCAGCCTGGCTCCGCGAGCTTCTCAATCCACTCGCGGCCAACCCGGCTGTAGGCGCGACGACGGCGAAGATCCTGCTATCCGACGCCGCGGCGGGCCCCACCCTTCAGTCCACCGGGGTGGTTCTGGACTCGGGAGCCCGAGGGTCTGACAGAGGCTTCCTCGAGCCAGATTGTGGGCAGTACGACGGGCCGGATTCCACTGACGTATTCGGATTCTGCGGTGGCGCCGCGGCCATTCGGACGTCTGCGGCCCGCAACGTTGGCGGATTCTGGTCGCAACTGTTCCTTTACTACGAGGATGTGGACCTTTCCTGGCGCCTGCGTCGGGCGGGCTACGTCGTCCATTACGTTCCGACAGCTGTAGCCACGCACGCGCACGGAGCCTCGACGGAACACGGAAGTCCTCTCTTCTACCGCTACAACCTGCGAAACCGCATAGCGGTCCTGTTGGCTAACGGCGCTCGCTCCCAGATCACTGCCGCATTCACACCCGCCAAACGCTCGACACGATCCGCGTCACGTCCTTTGAATACGCCAAAGCCGACGAAATCCACCAAGGCCCGTTCCGTGGTCGACCTGCTCCGACTGATGCCGGCGGTTGTTCGCAGACGACTGGAGCCACCAGGTTGGCGCGGAAGCTGGCCTCAGAGCCGGGGCAGGTAG
- a CDS encoding glycosyltransferase, with translation MNGEQYEFTYTDTGVYGHVVSLLKSQHLGEGVHLDLGCGFGAIAQHVRDMGLTYVGADLASPGREALTKRGFESHDIDLLDTESLYERLTEILGGRPLASMSVIDTLEHITTGPEVLSVLAEFARGLSGAPLVVSVPNVSHRDVALKLLVGRWDYTETGLLDRTHVVHHTESLLDSWMTAAGWREVGALDVRFANSDQYFPTDLVALNPSTLVGQALHTISERANANATVNQFVRAYLPGAARGQAWPSWARTPAPFLSVIMRTQGKRLETMRDALLCLLGQSDQDFELIVLPHKVTYEVQVKVERLVSDLPEALRERCRVLPVDHGGRTRPLNVGVQAAHGDYVAILDDDDLVLGHWVETFRRLAEAKPGRVLRCVAVEQDVAETTWAGDLVAHRTVSAVRKRFPSRFDLFAHLTENFSPPVSLAFPVSVFRDLGLSFDEDLNVLEDWDLLLRSALVCGVADDPQVTSVYRRWAVGEASHTLHSREEWKATEDAIIHRLDRHVHLLPPGSVSAIRRRSQSTALIGEPASPQLIDKYERDVAELRQALLTIERELHEVRVSRSWRITRPMRAVTGALRRNGRS, from the coding sequence GTGAACGGCGAACAGTACGAGTTCACTTACACCGACACAGGCGTGTACGGCCACGTTGTGTCGCTGCTCAAGTCCCAGCACCTTGGCGAGGGTGTTCATCTCGATCTCGGGTGTGGTTTTGGTGCCATTGCCCAGCACGTGAGAGATATGGGGCTCACCTACGTTGGCGCGGACCTGGCTTCCCCCGGTCGCGAAGCCTTGACCAAGCGCGGCTTCGAGAGTCACGACATCGACCTTCTGGACACCGAGTCGCTGTACGAGCGACTCACCGAGATTCTTGGCGGCCGACCTCTGGCTTCCATGTCGGTCATAGACACCCTGGAGCACATCACTACCGGGCCCGAGGTGCTCTCTGTCTTGGCCGAGTTCGCACGCGGGCTCTCCGGTGCGCCCCTGGTGGTCAGCGTGCCAAATGTCTCCCACCGCGACGTTGCGCTGAAGTTGCTGGTGGGGCGATGGGACTACACGGAAACGGGCCTGCTCGACCGGACCCACGTGGTCCACCACACAGAGTCTCTCCTGGATTCCTGGATGACAGCGGCTGGCTGGCGTGAAGTCGGCGCACTGGATGTGAGGTTCGCTAACAGCGACCAGTATTTTCCAACTGACCTGGTCGCCCTGAATCCGAGCACACTTGTCGGCCAAGCGCTCCACACGATCTCCGAACGCGCCAACGCCAACGCCACGGTCAACCAATTCGTGCGCGCGTACCTGCCTGGCGCGGCGCGCGGTCAAGCGTGGCCATCGTGGGCCAGGACGCCAGCACCCTTCTTGTCCGTCATTATGCGGACCCAAGGGAAGCGGCTCGAAACCATGCGAGACGCCCTGCTGTGCCTGCTTGGGCAGAGCGATCAGGACTTCGAGCTGATCGTGCTCCCGCACAAGGTCACGTATGAAGTCCAGGTCAAGGTTGAGCGTCTCGTGTCCGACCTCCCCGAGGCACTGCGCGAGCGGTGTCGAGTGCTTCCCGTCGATCATGGCGGCAGAACGCGACCCTTGAACGTCGGCGTTCAGGCTGCGCATGGGGATTACGTCGCCATTCTGGACGATGATGACCTCGTCCTCGGGCATTGGGTGGAGACCTTCCGCAGACTGGCTGAGGCCAAGCCCGGTCGCGTGCTGCGCTGCGTGGCGGTCGAACAGGACGTTGCTGAGACGACCTGGGCCGGAGATCTGGTGGCGCATCGCACGGTGTCGGCCGTTCGCAAGCGCTTCCCGTCACGCTTCGACCTGTTTGCGCACTTGACCGAGAACTTCTCTCCTCCGGTGTCCTTGGCCTTCCCCGTCAGCGTGTTCCGGGACCTCGGATTGTCCTTCGACGAGGACCTGAACGTGCTCGAGGACTGGGATCTTCTCCTGCGAAGCGCCCTCGTGTGCGGTGTCGCGGACGATCCGCAAGTGACCTCGGTGTACCGGCGCTGGGCGGTCGGAGAGGCGTCGCACACACTCCACTCCCGAGAGGAGTGGAAGGCGACTGAAGATGCGATCATTCACCGGCTCGATCGACACGTGCATCTACTGCCCCCCGGCAGTGTGTCGGCGATTCGGCGACGATCACAGAGCACGGCGTTGATCGGCGAGCCAGCGTCCCCGCAGCTCATTGACAAGTACGAGCGCGATGTGGCCGAGCTGCGCCAGGCACTTCTCACGATAGAGCGCGAGCTTCACGAGGTACGTGTTTCGCGGTCCTGGCGAATTACACGACCCATGAGAGCCGTCACCGGAGCCTTGCGTCGGAACGGCCGCTCCTGA
- a CDS encoding NAD-dependent epimerase/dehydratase family protein has product MSTAPPTADLGHVLVTGGAGFIGSALSSLLAPQAASWTVLDSLHPQVHPDGVAPARLDPAAELVVGDVTQANTWDKLGDLRPDTVIHLAAETGTGQSLDEATRHANVNVVGTTQLTDWLGRIGHLPRHVLLTSSRAVYGEGAWSSANGTVSYPGQRTHRQLEAEQWDFLDLEGLPARADTTSPMPTSVYGATKLAQEHVLSAWANSRGVPLSIFRLQNVYGPGQSLTNSYTGIVALFSRLAREGRTIPVYEDGKIVRDFVFIDDVARALVAGLAEAPKDVRVLDVGAGVRTTILHLAHTISDFYRAPAPKINGLFRDGDVRHAVADIGRTVEALPWAPEVNLVQGVARLQEWIAGELEEAM; this is encoded by the coding sequence GTGAGCACCGCACCACCCACCGCCGATCTGGGGCACGTTCTCGTCACGGGAGGCGCCGGCTTCATCGGCTCGGCCCTCAGTTCGCTCTTGGCGCCGCAGGCGGCGTCTTGGACCGTTCTGGACAGTCTGCACCCCCAAGTGCACCCCGATGGGGTCGCACCCGCGCGGCTTGACCCTGCTGCCGAGTTGGTCGTCGGGGACGTGACGCAGGCGAACACTTGGGACAAGCTGGGCGACCTGCGTCCCGACACGGTGATCCACCTTGCGGCGGAGACCGGCACAGGTCAGTCGCTCGATGAGGCGACGCGGCATGCCAACGTGAACGTCGTGGGGACTACCCAGCTCACCGACTGGCTGGGTCGTATCGGCCATCTGCCGCGACACGTCCTGCTTACTTCTAGCCGCGCCGTCTACGGGGAAGGTGCGTGGTCAAGCGCCAACGGCACGGTCAGCTACCCCGGTCAACGGACGCACCGTCAGCTCGAGGCCGAGCAGTGGGATTTCCTCGACCTCGAAGGACTGCCCGCAAGGGCGGACACCACGTCTCCGATGCCAACCAGTGTCTACGGAGCCACCAAGCTCGCCCAGGAGCATGTGCTCTCTGCCTGGGCCAACAGCCGTGGAGTGCCTCTGAGCATCTTCCGCCTGCAGAACGTCTACGGGCCCGGTCAGTCACTCACCAACTCCTATACCGGGATCGTGGCGCTGTTCAGCCGGCTGGCTCGCGAGGGCCGAACGATTCCTGTGTACGAGGACGGCAAGATCGTGCGGGACTTCGTCTTCATTGACGATGTGGCCCGCGCACTTGTGGCGGGCCTTGCGGAAGCGCCGAAGGACGTGCGCGTGCTCGACGTTGGAGCCGGCGTCAGGACGACGATCTTGCATCTGGCCCACACCATTTCCGACTTCTACCGCGCACCGGCACCGAAGATCAACGGCTTGTTCCGAGACGGGGACGTGCGTCACGCCGTCGCAGATATCGGACGCACAGTGGAGGCCCTGCCTTGGGCCCCTGAGGTCAACCTCGTTCAGGGGGTGGCCAGGCTCCAGGAGTGGATCGCTGGTGAGCTCGAGGAGGCAATGTGA
- a CDS encoding glycosyltransferase family 2 protein, translating into MIQAAPTLQVQSVLYGNDKAHVTRFIEALSRSIELARSAGVLGDTHVSFGDCSPVAVFSDHEIGDLLARHKRFGLDAISYEFFDQNKGSAAGHNHLLRGLTADYVLIVNPDTIPAPDLLIEMLKPFSEQVRVGAVEARQLPLEHPKPYDPKTGETPWITTACALTTREVAAAVEGFDAETFFLYCDDVDWSWRVRLAGYRLILRDSARIFHDKRLGTDGSWQVGAAEEYYSAEAALLMAYKWSRPELVEKYSRDLRLMGSELQRKAVDAFERRREDGRLPAQLDPDRAVSEFVDGVYAKHRF; encoded by the coding sequence GTGATTCAGGCGGCGCCGACACTGCAGGTCCAGTCGGTCCTTTACGGTAACGACAAGGCCCATGTCACGAGGTTCATCGAGGCCCTTTCAAGGTCCATCGAGCTCGCCCGAAGCGCCGGAGTCCTCGGAGACACGCATGTGAGCTTTGGGGACTGTTCGCCGGTCGCGGTGTTCAGCGACCACGAGATCGGGGACTTGCTCGCCCGGCACAAGAGGTTCGGGTTGGACGCCATCTCCTATGAGTTCTTCGACCAGAACAAGGGATCGGCCGCAGGGCACAACCACCTGCTCAGGGGCCTGACCGCCGACTATGTGCTCATCGTCAACCCCGACACCATCCCGGCCCCCGATCTCCTCATCGAGATGCTGAAGCCGTTCTCGGAGCAGGTGCGGGTCGGTGCCGTGGAGGCTCGGCAGTTGCCGCTCGAGCATCCCAAGCCCTATGACCCCAAGACCGGTGAGACCCCATGGATCACGACGGCGTGTGCACTCACGACTCGGGAGGTGGCGGCGGCCGTCGAAGGCTTTGACGCAGAAACGTTCTTCTTGTATTGCGACGACGTCGACTGGTCATGGCGCGTCCGGCTCGCTGGGTACCGGTTGATCCTCCGTGACAGTGCCAGAATCTTCCACGACAAGCGTCTGGGCACTGATGGCTCCTGGCAGGTGGGTGCGGCGGAGGAGTACTACTCCGCGGAGGCGGCACTCCTGATGGCCTACAAGTGGTCGAGGCCGGAACTCGTGGAGAAGTACTCCCGAGACCTGCGCCTCATGGGTTCGGAACTCCAGCGCAAGGCTGTTGACGCCTTCGAACGCCGTCGGGAGGACGGGCGACTGCCTGCTCAGCTGGACCCCGATCGGGCTGTTTCCGAATTCGTCGACGGCGTCTACGCCAAGCACAGGTTCTGA
- a CDS encoding glutamine synthetase family protein → MDRQQEFVLRTIEERDIRFVRLWFTDVLGTLKSVAVAPAELEGAFAEGIGFDGSAIEGFARVYEADMLAKPDPGTFQVLPWRGENPGTARMFCNLTLPDGSPSFADSRHVLQRALSKAADLGFTFYTHPEIEFFLFERPVKKGEPPVPVDQGGYFDHVPHGTAHDFRRAAITMLENMGISVEFSHHEMGPGQNEIDLRYADALSTADNIMTFRTVIKEVALEQDIYASFMPKPLTDQPGSGMHTHLSLFEGDRNAFYEAGAPYQLSKVGRQFIAGLLRHGAEITAVTNQWVNSYKRLWGGGEAPAYICWGHNNRSALIRVPMYKPSKGQSTRIEVRSLDSACNPYLAFAVLLTAGLKGIEEGYDLPDEAEDDVWTLTDAERRAMGIQPLPTSLHSAIALMERSDLVAEALGEHVFDFFLRNKRAEWDDYRNQVTPFELERYLPRL, encoded by the coding sequence ATGGATCGTCAGCAGGAGTTCGTCCTCCGCACCATCGAGGAGCGCGACATCCGCTTCGTGCGGCTGTGGTTCACCGACGTGCTCGGCACGCTCAAGTCGGTGGCGGTCGCCCCGGCCGAGCTCGAGGGCGCCTTCGCCGAGGGGATCGGCTTCGACGGCAGCGCGATCGAGGGCTTCGCGCGCGTCTACGAGGCGGACATGCTGGCCAAGCCCGACCCCGGCACGTTCCAGGTGCTGCCGTGGCGTGGGGAGAACCCCGGCACCGCGCGGATGTTCTGCAACCTCACGCTTCCTGACGGCTCGCCCAGCTTCGCCGACAGCCGGCACGTGCTGCAGCGGGCGCTGTCCAAGGCCGCCGACCTGGGGTTCACCTTCTACACCCACCCCGAGATCGAGTTCTTCCTCTTCGAGCGCCCGGTGAAGAAGGGGGAGCCGCCGGTGCCGGTGGACCAGGGCGGCTACTTCGACCACGTGCCGCACGGGACCGCCCACGACTTCCGCCGCGCGGCGATCACGATGCTGGAGAACATGGGCATCTCGGTGGAGTTCAGCCACCACGAGATGGGCCCGGGGCAGAACGAGATCGACCTGCGCTACGCCGACGCCCTGTCGACCGCCGACAACATCATGACGTTCCGCACGGTCATCAAAGAGGTCGCGCTCGAGCAGGACATCTATGCCTCGTTCATGCCCAAGCCGCTGACCGACCAGCCGGGCTCGGGCATGCACACCCACCTGTCGCTGTTCGAGGGGGACCGCAACGCCTTCTACGAGGCCGGCGCCCCCTACCAGTTGAGCAAGGTCGGGCGGCAGTTCATCGCCGGGCTGCTGCGCCACGGCGCCGAGATCACCGCGGTGACCAACCAGTGGGTCAACTCCTACAAGCGTCTGTGGGGCGGTGGCGAGGCACCGGCCTACATCTGCTGGGGGCACAACAACCGCAGCGCCCTGATCCGCGTGCCGATGTACAAGCCGTCCAAGGGCCAGAGCACCCGCATCGAGGTGCGCTCGCTGGACTCGGCGTGCAACCCCTACCTGGCGTTCGCGGTGCTGCTCACCGCCGGGCTGAAGGGCATCGAGGAGGGCTACGACCTGCCCGACGAGGCCGAGGACGACGTGTGGACCCTCACCGACGCCGAGCGCCGGGCCATGGGCATCCAGCCGCTGCCGACCTCGCTGCACTCGGCGATCGCGCTGATGGAGCGTTCGGACCTGGTCGCCGAGGCGCTGGGGGAGCACGTCTTCGACTTCTTCCTGCGCAACAAGCGGGCCGAGTGGGACGACTACCGCAACCAGGTCACGCCGTTCGAGCTGGAGCGCTACCTGCCCCGGCTCTGA
- a CDS encoding ABC transporter ATP-binding protein — protein sequence MSTDNAVELRGVTRDFRLSHGGSGSIKHSILNRGAGRLETFRALAGVDLDIPRGATFALVGHNGSGKSTLLKLVAGIFPASQGAVHVKGRVTALLELGAGFHPELTGRENVYLAGSIAGLSRQDVDRDLQRIKDFSGLGEFFESPVKVYSSGMFVRLGFAVAVHMEPEILIIDEVVAVGDEEFQRQCFDHLHKLRRQGVTILFVSHSLGIVEQLADHAAWIDHGQVRAVGATRQVVDAYLSEVNRAERAKSEGPAEDSDNEQAAEVLIDDEVHRPHGSTDETAQEEPSVQEGTGRWGSGEARILDLEFLGHDQKGTRAVEFGESLTVRLHYEFDNPVTRPNFGLAVWSEQGWPIGAPNTRINNLETGTVAGKGHIDFRMERCNFVPGRLSFSAAITDHSTTHVYDWRDREFELKVLPGPGFSVTGLIEIPGTWSH from the coding sequence ATGAGCACGGATAACGCTGTTGAGCTGCGCGGCGTCACTCGCGATTTCCGGCTCTCGCATGGCGGCAGCGGGTCGATCAAGCACTCGATACTCAATCGAGGTGCGGGGCGCCTAGAGACGTTCCGCGCCTTGGCCGGTGTTGACCTTGACATCCCCCGCGGGGCAACGTTCGCACTCGTTGGCCACAACGGCTCAGGGAAGTCCACCCTCCTGAAATTGGTCGCGGGAATCTTCCCCGCGTCGCAGGGGGCCGTACATGTCAAGGGAAGGGTCACTGCCCTGCTTGAACTTGGGGCAGGATTCCACCCTGAACTCACAGGTCGAGAGAACGTCTACCTCGCCGGGTCCATTGCCGGGTTGAGCCGACAGGACGTCGACCGCGACCTGCAGCGCATAAAGGACTTCTCAGGTCTGGGTGAGTTCTTCGAGTCCCCGGTCAAGGTGTACAGCTCTGGAATGTTCGTTCGTCTGGGATTCGCGGTTGCCGTCCACATGGAGCCGGAGATCCTCATCATTGACGAAGTCGTCGCAGTGGGCGACGAAGAGTTCCAGAGGCAGTGCTTCGACCATCTACACAAGCTCCGCCGCCAAGGCGTGACGATCCTCTTTGTCTCGCACTCCCTTGGAATCGTCGAGCAACTGGCGGATCACGCCGCGTGGATCGACCACGGCCAGGTGCGGGCCGTGGGGGCGACTCGACAGGTGGTTGACGCCTACCTGTCCGAGGTCAACCGCGCGGAGAGGGCAAAGTCCGAAGGCCCGGCAGAAGACAGCGACAACGAGCAGGCCGCGGAGGTGCTCATCGATGATGAGGTCCATAGGCCCCATGGCTCAACCGATGAGACCGCCCAGGAAGAGCCATCGGTGCAGGAGGGGACCGGGCGTTGGGGCAGCGGTGAAGCTCGCATCCTCGACTTGGAGTTCCTCGGTCATGACCAGAAGGGCACCCGAGCCGTCGAATTCGGCGAGTCGCTGACAGTGCGGCTCCACTACGAATTCGACAACCCCGTCACACGACCGAACTTCGGCCTTGCGGTGTGGTCTGAGCAGGGTTGGCCAATCGGTGCCCCGAACACCCGAATAAACAATCTCGAGACGGGAACGGTCGCCGGTAAGGGCCACATCGACTTCCGCATGGAGCGCTGCAACTTCGTCCCCGGCCGCCTGTCGTTCAGCGCGGCGATCACCGATCACTCCACCACTCACGTCTACGACTGGCGTGACCGGGAGTTCGAGCTCAAGGTGCTCCCCGGGCCCGGGTTCTCGGTGACGGGTCTGATCGAGATCCCGGGAACGTGGTCTCACTGA
- a CDS encoding ABC transporter permease gives MATQRSNVTAQDRERLQDVLRYGSLVENFARRELRTRFLGSKFGWVWSLVSPMASLAMYTVVFGVILGADRGMEASATGVKVFAVYLFTGLVAWNLFTGVLTRNVDGLLEVATLRRKVAFPVLAPLAGMTVAIVAERSVEVILLICVYVLLGNIGWSFLWIPVLVTLTALFSLGLSMAIASLNVRFRDISHLLGLCLQLLFYATPIIYPAAFVAHHFGNESVIHTLFVSNPLAQFVLAYRSVMWSLNSPPPSQLLGLVVWTIISLTLGWAIFRVRARDVAEEA, from the coding sequence ATGGCGACGCAACGCAGCAACGTCACGGCTCAGGATCGTGAACGGTTGCAGGACGTCCTGCGGTACGGGAGCCTCGTCGAGAACTTCGCCAGGCGAGAGCTGCGTACGCGGTTTCTGGGCAGCAAGTTCGGGTGGGTCTGGTCGCTGGTCAGCCCTATGGCTTCCCTCGCGATGTACACCGTTGTCTTCGGCGTGATCCTTGGGGCGGACCGGGGCATGGAGGCATCCGCCACCGGGGTGAAGGTGTTCGCCGTCTACCTCTTCACGGGCCTGGTCGCATGGAACCTGTTCACGGGCGTACTCACCCGCAACGTAGACGGCCTTCTTGAAGTCGCAACACTGCGGCGGAAGGTCGCCTTTCCGGTTCTCGCACCCCTCGCCGGCATGACGGTGGCAATCGTCGCCGAAAGGTCCGTCGAGGTAATCCTTCTGATCTGCGTGTATGTACTCCTAGGCAATATTGGATGGAGCTTTCTCTGGATCCCCGTTCTGGTGACACTAACGGCACTATTCAGTCTGGGACTCAGCATGGCGATCGCCTCATTGAATGTCCGGTTTCGCGACATTAGTCACCTGTTGGGCTTGTGCCTCCAATTGCTCTTTTACGCGACGCCCATTATCTACCCGGCAGCTTTTGTGGCTCACCATTTCGGAAACGAGTCCGTCATACACACACTCTTCGTGTCGAACCCGCTCGCCCAGTTTGTCCTGGCGTACAGGTCGGTGATGTGGAGCCTGAACTCCCCTCCACCCTCGCAGTTGCTCGGCCTGGTCGTCTGGACGATCATCTCTCTCACTCTGGGGTGGGCCATCTTCCGAGTGCGCGCTCGAGACGTTGCGGAGGAGGCATGA